Proteins encoded together in one uncultured Sphaerochaeta sp. window:
- a CDS encoding sugar ABC transporter permease, whose protein sequence is MRANNKGIQYVLPVAVLLVIFFLVPLVNVIKMSMMEWAILGESTFVGFSNYLKTFQAKEFWASMGNTTIYSLLVTPMIFFPAMLFAVLLSKPGRVSSLFRTLLFIPCAISLVASSYIWSWILSDTYGILNYLLKVSGILNEGKNWLGSTWSARLWISISVAWKTLGFSMVILLAGLSSISPSITEAAKIDGAGNPRIFFSITLPLIRPTLALALIMSVAGSFKGFDQFVIMTGGGPMRTTQSIIMYINKIAFDFYDLGGSAAISVIFLVVLVTLSYYQNKLGGYGND, encoded by the coding sequence ATGCGAGCAAACAACAAAGGCATACAGTACGTTCTCCCGGTAGCTGTACTCCTGGTAATTTTCTTTCTTGTGCCCCTGGTCAATGTCATCAAGATGAGCATGATGGAGTGGGCAATTCTCGGTGAGAGTACCTTCGTTGGTTTTTCAAACTACCTGAAGACCTTCCAGGCAAAAGAGTTCTGGGCGTCCATGGGAAATACCACGATCTACAGTCTCTTGGTCACCCCGATGATCTTTTTCCCTGCCATGCTCTTTGCAGTCTTACTCAGTAAACCAGGAAGAGTGTCCTCTCTCTTCAGGACCCTGCTCTTTATCCCCTGTGCAATATCCCTGGTAGCATCCAGCTATATCTGGTCTTGGATACTCAGCGATACCTACGGCATTCTCAACTACCTGCTGAAGGTATCAGGCATACTCAACGAAGGAAAGAACTGGCTTGGCTCCACATGGTCTGCCAGGCTCTGGATCAGCATCTCAGTTGCATGGAAAACCCTTGGTTTCTCCATGGTCATCCTTCTTGCAGGACTTTCCTCAATTTCCCCATCCATTACTGAGGCAGCCAAAATTGATGGAGCTGGCAACCCAAGAATTTTCTTTTCCATCACCCTCCCCCTGATCCGCCCAACACTGGCGTTGGCCTTGATCATGTCTGTTGCTGGTTCATTCAAGGGATTCGACCAGTTTGTGATCATGACAGGCGGAGGTCCTATGAGGACCACACAAAGCATCATCATGTACATAAACAAAATTGCTTTCGACTTCTATGACCTTGGTGGAAGTGCAGCCATTTCTGTTATCTTTCTCGTAGTCCTTGTCACACTCAGCTACTACCAGAACAAGTTAGGAGGGTACGGCAATGACTAA
- a CDS encoding ImmA/IrrE family metallo-endopeptidase codes for MDKMKLRTQAEQIRKYVGEDSTSPIDIFSLVRGIPTVTLVIYPFGEYISGACIKSPTSAVIAINSTQTLGRQRFSLAHEIYHYFFNQTKHTTICPTAIDSGDIEERNADRFASYLLVPPVALAEQTAALQENARGTITVNDVVRLEQHFQVSRKAMLFRLREEKLISLAQSRTMEQNVKQSALNLGYELTLYEPRPKEKQKTTLGYYIEKVQKLYEENKISTGKYESYLLDAFREDIVFGLESSEEEYVD; via the coding sequence ATGGACAAAATGAAACTAAGAACACAGGCAGAACAAATACGAAAGTATGTAGGAGAGGATTCAACATCTCCCATTGATATCTTTTCCCTGGTCAGGGGAATTCCTACAGTAACCTTGGTAATATACCCTTTTGGTGAATATATCAGCGGGGCCTGTATAAAAAGTCCTACATCAGCAGTTATTGCCATTAATTCAACACAAACACTCGGAAGACAACGATTCTCTCTTGCTCATGAAATCTATCACTATTTCTTCAACCAAACCAAACATACCACCATTTGCCCCACAGCAATTGACTCTGGAGATATTGAGGAGAGAAATGCTGACCGATTCGCATCCTACCTCCTTGTTCCCCCTGTAGCACTTGCCGAACAGACTGCAGCACTACAGGAAAATGCCAGAGGCACCATTACCGTCAACGATGTGGTCAGACTTGAACAGCATTTCCAGGTCAGCAGGAAAGCCATGTTATTTCGCCTGCGTGAAGAAAAACTCATTTCGCTTGCTCAATCCAGAACAATGGAACAAAACGTCAAACAATCTGCATTGAACCTAGGTTATGAACTAACACTCTATGAACCAAGGCCAAAAGAAAAGCAAAAAACAACATTGGGATATTACATTGAGAAAGTACAGAAACTGTATGAAGAAAATAAAATATCAACAGGAAAGTATGAATCCTATCTCCTCGATGCTTTCAGAGAAGACATAGTATTTGGACTTGAAAGCTCTGAGGAAGAATATGTTGACTGA
- a CDS encoding ABC transporter permease: MENVKGAKKSNLYVGGLIKKDSHEFRILMQKYGIGLILLVLIIIMMIISPTFRTGRNAISILLQVSINGILALGMSLVITTCGIDLSIGSMLALASVTVGLILPATDNIFLAISLAILLPTIFGVVNGLLIGGLDMVPFVVTLATQLVIRGVAYVASGGGNLVLTSQTFRNIGNGKVLGVIPNPVVIFLVIALMIYILMHHTKFGRYVYATGGNINAAIASGVNVFAIRLAVYSIMGFCTGVAGVIMASRINAGQPNIGLGYELDAIAAGVIGGTSFLGGVSTVAGVMIGILFIGVIYNSMNLLQISSYYQTIAKGLLILGAIMLDMYINKRRA, translated from the coding sequence ATGGAAAATGTAAAGGGAGCAAAGAAAAGCAATTTATATGTTGGAGGCCTTATAAAGAAAGATAGTCATGAATTCCGAATTTTAATGCAGAAATATGGAATTGGTTTGATTCTTCTTGTGTTGATCATCATTATGATGATTATTTCTCCAACATTCAGAACAGGACGTAATGCTATCAGTATTCTGTTGCAGGTGTCTATCAACGGTATCTTGGCCCTTGGAATGTCTTTGGTTATCACCACCTGTGGAATTGACCTTTCCATTGGTTCCATGTTGGCCCTTGCCAGTGTTACCGTCGGTCTTATCCTTCCTGCTACAGACAATATCTTTCTGGCAATCTCGTTGGCGATTCTGCTCCCTACGATTTTCGGAGTTGTTAATGGTTTGTTAATAGGTGGATTAGATATGGTTCCTTTCGTTGTTACCCTCGCAACGCAGCTGGTAATTCGTGGTGTTGCCTATGTAGCTTCGGGTGGTGGTAACTTGGTGCTTACCTCCCAGACATTCAGAAATATTGGAAATGGGAAAGTATTGGGGGTTATACCAAATCCTGTTGTAATCTTTCTAGTTATAGCCTTGATGATATACATATTGATGCACCATACAAAATTTGGACGATATGTCTATGCGACTGGTGGCAATATTAATGCTGCAATTGCTTCTGGTGTCAATGTATTTGCAATCCGATTGGCTGTCTATTCCATCATGGGGTTTTGTACCGGTGTTGCTGGTGTCATAATGGCAAGCCGTATCAATGCTGGACAACCAAACATTGGATTGGGCTATGAGCTTGATGCTATTGCTGCCGGCGTTATCGGGGGAACAAGCTTCCTTGGTGGTGTAAGTACCGTAGCTGGTGTTATGATCGGTATTTTGTTTATCGGTGTTATTTATAACAGCATGAACCTGCTCCAGATTAGTTCCTATTATCAGACAATTGCAAAAGGTTTACTGATTCTAGGAGCAATCATGTTGGATATGTACATCAACAAGAGAAGAGCTTAA
- a CDS encoding helix-turn-helix transcriptional regulator, which translates to MTIDMDSIGKRLQELRLQSGLKQKHIADYLGVDQSLIARFESGDRGMTTSTLEKLATLYCCPVSTILSGEPCDSSIQFSFRANDMNTEDLEALAAINAVVLNQMAMDDIDR; encoded by the coding sequence ATGACAATCGATATGGATTCAATCGGAAAAAGGCTACAAGAACTACGATTACAATCAGGATTGAAGCAAAAACATATTGCTGATTATCTTGGCGTTGATCAAAGCTTAATCGCAAGATTCGAAAGTGGCGACCGAGGAATGACCACAAGTACACTTGAAAAACTCGCTACATTGTATTGTTGTCCTGTAAGCACAATCCTATCTGGGGAACCGTGTGATTCTTCAATACAATTCTCTTTCAGAGCAAATGATATGAATACAGAAGATTTGGAGGCATTGGCAGCAATCAATGCTGTTGTATTGAACCAAATGGCGATGGATGACATAGACAGGTGA
- a CDS encoding AAA family ATPase — protein sequence MELERKIYDKLLAWKHTSNGKTALLIEGARRTGKSTIASKFGKENYDSYVLLDFAIASKKIKDNFHENLNDLDTFFQIISLEYNVQLFKRKTLIIFDEIQKFPKAREAIKYLVADGRYDYLETGSLISIKENVEDILIPSEEEKLKMYPLDFEEFLMAAQETVLLGYIKECYEKKTPLDEKFHRKAARLFREYLLVGGMPQSVVAYYENDKDFHKADKAKRQILSLYRDDIKKTARKYKSKVSGLFENLPGFLSTHDKKVVLRKIDGNKTFDQYDDPLFWLGDSMICNLSYKCTDPNVGMSLHKDTSSVKCYMGDTGLLVSLAFSENQISSMNLYKQIMDGKLSINEGMIHENAIAQALVAKGKDLYFYTHYSQEKRRNDIEIDFLVSDEGDTRIKLFPIEVKSSKNYTTVSYDAFKAKFGKKIGVSYVVHPKTFQIVDDGYRVPSYMFFCLF from the coding sequence ATGGAACTAGAAAGAAAGATATATGATAAATTACTTGCATGGAAACATACTTCGAATGGAAAGACTGCTCTATTGATTGAAGGTGCTCGTAGAACCGGCAAATCTACCATCGCCAGTAAATTTGGGAAAGAGAACTATGACTCATATGTTTTATTGGATTTTGCGATTGCATCTAAAAAGATTAAAGATAACTTCCATGAGAACCTGAATGACCTCGATACGTTCTTTCAGATTATCTCCCTCGAATATAATGTTCAGCTTTTTAAGAGAAAAACCTTGATCATCTTCGATGAAATACAAAAATTTCCAAAGGCGAGAGAAGCAATTAAATATCTGGTTGCGGATGGAAGATATGATTATTTGGAAACAGGATCTTTGATTTCAATCAAGGAAAATGTGGAAGATATTCTTATTCCTTCCGAAGAAGAGAAATTGAAAATGTATCCATTGGACTTTGAAGAGTTTTTGATGGCAGCACAGGAAACTGTCTTGTTAGGATATATCAAAGAGTGTTACGAAAAGAAAACCCCTCTTGATGAAAAATTCCATCGTAAGGCGGCAAGGTTGTTTCGTGAATACTTGCTCGTGGGAGGTATGCCACAGAGTGTTGTGGCTTATTATGAAAACGATAAGGATTTCCATAAGGCTGATAAAGCCAAACGCCAAATCTTATCCCTTTACCGGGATGATATAAAGAAAACGGCAAGAAAATATAAATCAAAGGTTTCTGGCTTATTTGAAAACTTGCCTGGATTTCTTTCAACACATGATAAGAAAGTGGTATTGCGCAAAATCGATGGTAATAAGACATTTGACCAGTATGATGACCCGCTGTTCTGGCTCGGTGATTCTATGATTTGTAATTTAAGCTACAAATGTACAGATCCAAATGTAGGTATGTCATTGCATAAGGATACGTCATCTGTTAAATGCTATATGGGTGATACTGGTCTATTGGTTAGCTTGGCGTTTTCTGAAAACCAGATTTCCTCGATGAATCTCTATAAGCAAATTATGGATGGTAAGTTGTCCATAAATGAGGGGATGATACATGAAAATGCCATTGCACAAGCGCTTGTCGCAAAGGGTAAGGACCTCTATTTTTATACGCACTATTCCCAAGAGAAACGAAGAAATGACATTGAGATTGATTTCCTTGTTTCAGATGAGGGTGATACAAGAATAAAGCTGTTCCCCATAGAGGTGAAGTCTTCAAAAAACTATACAACTGTATCATATGATGCTTTTAAAGCAAAATTTGGAAAGAAGATAGGTGTATCATATGTTGTGCATCCCAAGACATTTCAGATTGTAGACGATGGCTATAGGGTCCCCTCCTATATGTTCTTTTGTCTCTTTTAG
- a CDS encoding carbohydrate ABC transporter permease: protein MTKRFPHTGKRLLGSILLTIMIVVFLFPIYWNLITALKPSTELLDYPPQLFPFHPTFEQLQKLFAAGDGVFLTYCKNTLIMSISTIVLVVLLSIYCAYGLAILPFKGSRLFFLLVLSVFMIPFQSLLVPLYDQLTKMRLFNTKLGIILIYSTFFLPFCVFMLKNSFSQLPIALRESAKIDGASDRFILWKIYVPLSIPSIISCIVYLFIETWNDFVLSFVFSSSDSVKTIQVGIMNFGKQRFQSDWGIINAGTLVSIIPTILLFLFLQKYYLQGLTTGAIKE, encoded by the coding sequence ATGACTAAGAGATTCCCACATACAGGCAAGAGACTGCTCGGTAGCATCCTCCTAACGATCATGATTGTGGTTTTCTTGTTCCCCATCTACTGGAACCTCATTACCGCTCTCAAGCCCTCTACGGAACTGTTGGACTACCCTCCCCAACTGTTTCCCTTCCACCCGACATTTGAACAGCTTCAAAAACTATTTGCTGCAGGGGATGGTGTCTTTCTTACCTACTGTAAAAACACGTTGATTATGAGCATCTCAACCATTGTGTTGGTTGTGCTACTCAGTATTTACTGTGCCTATGGCCTGGCAATCCTTCCCTTCAAGGGCTCCCGGTTGTTCTTTCTCCTGGTCCTCTCTGTCTTTATGATTCCCTTCCAGTCCCTCCTGGTCCCCCTGTATGACCAGCTGACCAAAATGCGCCTATTCAATACGAAACTGGGAATCATCTTGATCTATTCGACCTTCTTTCTGCCGTTCTGCGTCTTTATGCTGAAAAACTCATTCTCCCAGTTGCCGATAGCCTTGCGTGAAAGTGCCAAGATCGATGGTGCTTCTGATAGATTCATCCTCTGGAAAATATATGTTCCCCTCAGCATACCCTCGATCATCTCCTGTATTGTGTACCTCTTCATTGAGACTTGGAATGACTTCGTGCTCTCCTTTGTATTCAGCAGCTCCGATTCAGTGAAGACCATCCAGGTAGGAATCATGAACTTTGGAAAACAACGATTCCAGAGTGATTGGGGAATTATCAACGCAGGCACACTGGTGAGCATCATACCCACCATACTTCTCTTTCTCTTCCTTCAGAAATATTACCTACAAGGGTTAACGACAGGAGCAATCAAAGAATGA
- a CDS encoding helix-turn-helix transcriptional regulator: protein MGQKTITLLPSAQRKLTQMGVQIKLARLRRELPVTLVAERAGISRATLWAIEKGSPSVSMGAYVQVLLAIGLVDDLLLIAKDDVLGRTLQDMKLPVGKRATKRKTHGKHD from the coding sequence ATGGGACAGAAAACAATCACGCTGTTACCCTCAGCACAGCGAAAACTCACTCAGATGGGTGTACAGATAAAACTAGCCAGACTACGAAGAGAACTCCCTGTAACCCTGGTTGCAGAGAGGGCGGGGATCAGCCGGGCAACACTCTGGGCAATCGAGAAGGGCTCACCTTCCGTCTCGATGGGAGCATATGTACAAGTACTCCTTGCCATCGGTCTTGTTGATGATTTGCTTCTCATTGCCAAGGATGATGTACTGGGGAGAACACTTCAGGATATGAAGCTTCCCGTAGGCAAGCGCGCAACCAAGAGGAAAACTCATGGCAAACACGATTGA
- a CDS encoding beta-L-arabinofuranosidase domain-containing protein, which translates to MKHEHYEEYRTLPCNQIEARGWLHHRLETLASGLSGHLDEIWEDVGPESAWLGGDGESWERGPYFLDGLVPLAYLTGETRLKLKVEIWIHSVLASSSDNGYFGPSSNTDIWPRLVMMKALVSYAAIHKDNEHGAAVRALLGHFASYMQDQLTKKPLEMWSFARAMEACPSLFSLYDKTKDQALLKLAADLADHSLDWYTFFHDFPIKKPIWEYMPWQEYIDSMDEASQDEYQPTLLERDRSEELFQLYHTSHGVNIAMSFKYLAYRYKLTGDTKYLETLRNGKNKLMEYHGQGNGMYGCDEHLSGREPSQGTELCTVVELLYSLEQIMQITKDLSWSDWFEQVAYNALLTTISADGCSHQYNQQVNQISITVAKRQWYSNHDDSNIFGLEPNFGCCTANMHQGWPKFVQNLWMKDGQGYVCISYAPIQLHDQEVTVTVTGEYPFSDTVTIHIHSERQTAFPITLTVPSWATSMDITMDGRPMHASTKNHQIQLTETWADQTLEIHFGADIRIEETAQGIFVYRGPLLYALPIEAEESILVERGRFSDKEFRPTQVWNYGLLLSKRDEWTFTYQEMTIENRGVSHIPTIKAKGALVQNWGIEHNSAGKVPTGNVQYDDESTEDLILIPYGLTTLRIAAFPALY; encoded by the coding sequence ATGAAACATGAGCATTATGAAGAGTACAGGACACTACCCTGTAACCAGATCGAAGCACGAGGGTGGCTGCATCATCGCTTGGAAACACTGGCAAGTGGACTGAGCGGACATCTTGATGAGATATGGGAAGATGTAGGCCCCGAGAGTGCATGGCTTGGTGGGGATGGAGAGAGTTGGGAACGTGGTCCCTACTTTCTCGATGGATTAGTCCCCCTTGCATACCTGACTGGTGAAACGCGGTTGAAACTGAAGGTTGAAATCTGGATACACAGTGTACTGGCTTCCTCCTCTGACAACGGTTACTTTGGTCCCTCAAGCAATACCGATATATGGCCCCGCCTTGTCATGATGAAAGCATTGGTGAGTTATGCAGCCATACACAAGGATAACGAGCATGGTGCGGCTGTACGTGCACTTCTTGGGCATTTTGCAAGCTATATGCAGGACCAACTGACGAAGAAACCACTAGAGATGTGGTCCTTTGCACGCGCAATGGAAGCATGCCCTTCCCTTTTCTCTCTGTATGACAAAACGAAAGATCAAGCATTACTGAAACTTGCTGCAGATCTCGCTGACCATTCACTCGATTGGTACACGTTCTTTCATGACTTCCCGATCAAGAAACCCATATGGGAGTACATGCCATGGCAAGAGTATATCGATTCCATGGATGAAGCATCTCAGGATGAATACCAGCCAACACTGCTCGAGAGAGACAGGAGTGAGGAACTGTTTCAGCTGTACCACACCAGCCATGGAGTCAATATTGCCATGTCATTCAAGTACCTAGCCTACCGCTACAAATTAACGGGAGATACCAAGTACCTGGAGACACTGAGGAATGGGAAAAACAAGCTCATGGAGTACCATGGGCAAGGTAATGGAATGTATGGTTGTGACGAGCATCTCAGTGGACGTGAGCCCAGTCAGGGAACTGAGCTCTGTACGGTGGTAGAATTGCTCTATAGCTTGGAGCAAATCATGCAAATCACCAAAGACCTCTCTTGGTCTGATTGGTTTGAACAAGTTGCCTACAATGCACTGCTGACAACCATCTCTGCTGATGGATGCTCTCATCAATACAATCAGCAGGTTAACCAAATAAGCATCACAGTAGCCAAGCGTCAATGGTACAGCAATCATGACGATTCAAATATTTTTGGGCTTGAACCCAACTTTGGATGTTGTACTGCAAATATGCATCAAGGTTGGCCGAAATTTGTGCAGAACCTCTGGATGAAGGATGGCCAGGGGTATGTCTGTATCAGCTATGCTCCAATCCAGCTACATGACCAGGAAGTTACGGTCACCGTCACAGGGGAATATCCGTTCTCTGATACAGTGACAATACACATTCACAGTGAAAGACAGACAGCTTTTCCCATTACCCTCACGGTTCCCTCATGGGCTACTTCCATGGATATTACCATGGATGGAAGACCCATGCATGCCTCAACCAAAAACCACCAGATTCAACTGACAGAAACCTGGGCTGACCAGACATTGGAAATTCACTTTGGTGCAGATATCAGAATTGAGGAGACTGCACAAGGAATCTTTGTCTATCGGGGGCCTCTGCTCTATGCACTACCGATCGAGGCAGAGGAGAGTATTCTGGTAGAACGGGGTAGATTCAGCGACAAGGAGTTCAGACCTACCCAGGTATGGAATTATGGGCTTCTGCTCTCCAAGAGGGATGAATGGACATTCACGTACCAGGAGATGACGATTGAGAATCGAGGAGTTTCACATATACCTACCATCAAGGCCAAGGGTGCCTTGGTACAGAACTGGGGCATAGAACACAACAGTGCCGGGAAAGTACCAACTGGCAATGTGCAGTATGATGATGAGAGTACTGAAGACTTGATACTTATACCCTATGGACTTACCACCCTTCGTATTGCTGCATTCCCTGCCTTGTATTGA
- a CDS encoding HipA domain-containing protein: MANTIEVYADWVGLNGPVLIGSLKMQSPRQREVFSFTYDNNWLHSYAPIYQIDPDIQPFRGYQYQQPDKTGFGFFLDSCPDRWGRVLMQRREALLAKEEKRAMQKLQEREYLLGVDDASRMGAFRYKLPESSSFLAKHTALATPPWTELRMLEHHTSLFEQNEETEGPWIHHLILPGSSLGGARPKATVVDEKGNLWIAKFPSRHDTLNSGAWEMVIHDLAVKCGIDMPQARLETFSAGGDTFLSKRFDRSDGHERIHFASAMTLTGKTDGQEASYLDLVECIIQMGAQPDTDLKQLFKRILFTIAVSNTDDHLRNHGFLLTPQGWKLSPAFDINPNPNGKALCLAIDEADHSLDFRVALAGAPFFKLSSKEATHMLDEILTHISSWRAVAKSYGLNSSACAQAEGAFNLKT, from the coding sequence ATGGCAAACACGATTGAAGTCTATGCCGATTGGGTAGGTCTGAACGGACCTGTCCTCATAGGCTCTTTAAAGATGCAATCCCCACGACAGAGAGAAGTATTCTCATTCACCTATGACAACAACTGGCTGCATAGCTATGCACCCATATACCAAATCGATCCAGACATCCAGCCTTTCAGAGGATACCAATATCAGCAACCCGATAAAACAGGATTTGGCTTTTTCCTAGATTCTTGTCCTGATCGTTGGGGACGCGTGCTCATGCAAAGAAGAGAGGCCTTATTGGCAAAAGAAGAAAAGAGAGCAATGCAGAAGCTTCAGGAGAGAGAGTATCTTCTTGGGGTTGATGATGCTTCTCGTATGGGAGCGTTTCGCTACAAGCTTCCAGAGAGCTCGTCCTTTCTTGCCAAGCATACAGCATTAGCCACCCCGCCATGGACTGAGTTGCGTATGCTGGAACACCACACATCCTTGTTTGAGCAAAATGAAGAGACTGAAGGACCGTGGATACACCATCTGATACTACCAGGTTCTTCATTGGGAGGCGCACGCCCCAAAGCAACAGTGGTGGATGAGAAAGGAAATCTCTGGATAGCCAAATTCCCATCCCGGCATGATACGCTCAATAGCGGAGCTTGGGAAATGGTCATACATGACCTTGCCGTGAAATGTGGTATTGATATGCCACAGGCAAGACTTGAAACATTTTCTGCTGGAGGGGATACCTTTCTCTCAAAACGCTTTGATCGTTCAGACGGTCATGAGCGTATTCATTTTGCTTCTGCAATGACATTGACAGGCAAAACAGATGGACAAGAGGCTAGCTATCTGGATCTGGTGGAATGCATCATTCAGATGGGTGCACAACCAGATACTGACTTGAAACAGCTTTTTAAAAGAATTCTCTTCACCATCGCTGTCTCCAATACCGACGACCATCTGAGGAACCACGGATTCTTGCTGACACCTCAAGGATGGAAGCTCTCTCCTGCCTTCGACATCAACCCAAACCCGAACGGAAAGGCATTGTGCCTGGCAATTGATGAGGCAGACCACTCACTCGATTTCCGTGTCGCACTTGCAGGAGCCCCTTTCTTTAAACTCTCTTCAAAAGAAGCAACACATATGCTCGATGAGATACTCACCCATATAAGCAGTTGGAGAGCTGTAGCAAAATCCTATGGCCTGAATAGTAGTGCCTGTGCCCAAGCAGAGGGAGCATTCAACCTCAAAACATGA
- a CDS encoding substrate-binding domain-containing protein — MKKSAIRMIVLMLVLVCVSAVVTAAGTQEDQSKVMIGYLMKNTTDTFTRSLNDAVEARLQELVDEGIIDDYVSFDGNTDPIMQVNQTADLINMGVDVILVAPAEAEGSSPILTTAKENGIPVVVVNSKTNNTDELAASFVGSNDVDGGKLMAEFVKSKLPNGGGYAHLQGVIGNSAQIQRGEGLHAILDGDPNWTMLAEQTGEWQGEKAIKFAEDWLALYGNDLNAILCDNDDMATAVKGATNAAGRTDIVVIGIDGTKTAMAMVQSGEADGSILQDAAGQGIQAVNACADIIQGKSVEKSIMVPFVLLTQENVAQYM, encoded by the coding sequence ATGAAAAAAAGTGCCATCCGAATGATCGTTTTGATGTTAGTGTTGGTCTGCGTATCGGCAGTCGTAACTGCGGCTGGAACACAAGAAGATCAGTCAAAGGTTATGATAGGGTATTTAATGAAAAATACTACTGACACCTTTACAAGATCTTTGAACGATGCTGTAGAAGCAAGATTGCAGGAATTGGTAGATGAGGGCATTATCGATGACTACGTCAGCTTTGATGGAAATACTGACCCCATCATGCAGGTAAACCAGACTGCTGACCTTATCAATATGGGAGTTGATGTAATTCTCGTAGCTCCAGCTGAAGCTGAAGGTAGTTCTCCAATTCTTACCACTGCAAAAGAGAATGGTATTCCTGTAGTTGTTGTAAATTCAAAGACCAACAACACTGACGAACTTGCAGCTTCTTTCGTTGGTTCCAATGATGTCGATGGTGGAAAGCTAATGGCTGAATTCGTGAAGTCCAAACTTCCTAACGGTGGTGGATATGCTCACTTACAGGGAGTAATTGGTAACTCTGCTCAGATCCAGAGAGGCGAAGGCTTGCATGCAATTTTGGACGGTGATCCAAACTGGACCATGCTTGCTGAGCAGACTGGTGAATGGCAGGGTGAGAAAGCCATTAAGTTTGCAGAAGACTGGCTTGCTCTGTATGGCAACGACTTGAATGCAATTCTTTGTGATAATGATGACATGGCTACCGCTGTTAAAGGTGCTACCAATGCAGCAGGAAGAACTGATATCGTCGTTATTGGTATCGATGGTACCAAGACTGCTATGGCAATGGTACAGTCTGGTGAAGCTGATGGTTCAATCCTCCAGGATGCTGCTGGCCAAGGTATCCAAGCTGTTAATGCTTGTGCTGATATTATCCAGGGCAAATCTGTTGAGAAATCAATCATGGTTCCCTTCGTATTGCTGACACAGGAAAATGTTGCACAATACATGTAA
- a CDS encoding XRE family transcriptional regulator: MFGERFGRARSASGLSMKELGDSVGVSANMIKKYEHGESMPSSPVLIRLAKTLGVKSEYFFRPNTIVLGEIQYRKRASLPKKTLHKIEAEVLDQAERWMELKNLWPNFPIDSPNLDLPANILHSYEDIEMYANTIREKWGLGSQSITDLTALLEEHGYIVIMISYATEGMCDGLQAVIEDMPIIVCQNNGDGTRQRFTMAHELAHHLLSGLLDSNLDEERCCHRFAGALLLPLESLKREIGEKRHTLEKAELYHLKHRYGISMQACIRRAFDTGIISQTEYTKVCKLFSSRGWRKQEPGEPYQLEKTSLFTRLVYRALGEHLIGESKAAELLGKNLMEFHADRFMGKE, from the coding sequence ATGTTTGGAGAACGATTTGGACGTGCTCGCTCTGCTTCCGGATTATCAATGAAGGAACTTGGAGACAGCGTTGGTGTCAGTGCAAATATGATCAAAAAATATGAACATGGAGAAAGCATGCCTTCCTCTCCAGTGCTCATTCGTCTCGCAAAAACTCTAGGGGTAAAAAGTGAGTACTTTTTCCGACCAAATACGATAGTACTGGGTGAGATACAGTATAGGAAAAGAGCATCCCTTCCAAAGAAGACATTACACAAGATAGAAGCTGAAGTATTAGATCAAGCAGAACGTTGGATGGAGCTCAAGAACCTCTGGCCAAACTTTCCGATTGATTCACCTAATTTGGACCTACCGGCAAATATCCTGCATTCCTATGAAGATATAGAAATGTATGCAAATACCATCCGTGAGAAATGGGGACTTGGGTCACAAAGCATTACTGATCTTACGGCTCTTCTGGAAGAACATGGGTATATAGTCATCATGATTTCATATGCGACTGAAGGCATGTGCGATGGATTACAAGCAGTAATTGAGGACATGCCAATCATTGTGTGCCAAAACAATGGGGATGGAACACGCCAACGATTCACGATGGCACATGAACTTGCACATCATCTTTTATCAGGTTTGTTGGATAGTAATCTTGATGAAGAGCGCTGTTGCCATCGTTTTGCAGGAGCCCTTCTTCTTCCACTCGAATCACTTAAGAGAGAGATTGGAGAGAAAAGGCATACCTTGGAGAAAGCTGAGCTCTACCATCTGAAACATCGTTACGGCATCAGCATGCAAGCTTGTATAAGAAGGGCTTTCGATACAGGGATCATATCACAAACTGAATACACGAAGGTATGTAAATTATTTTCCTCAAGAGGTTGGAGAAAACAAGAACCGGGAGAACCATACCAACTGGAAAAGACTTCCCTCTTTACCAGACTCGTGTATCGTGCTCTTGGAGAACACCTCATTGGAGAATCGAAAGCTGCAGAATTACTGGGAAAGAACTTGATGGAGTTCCATGCGGATAGGTTTATGGGGAAAGAGTGA